From a region of the Streptomyces venezuelae genome:
- the glyA gene encoding serine hydroxymethyltransferase, which yields MSASRHPALLAADPELASFVAAEEVLQAQTLRLIPSENYVSAAVLEASGTVLQNKYSEGYPGRRYYEGQQNIDRVEALAIERAKGLFGVDHANVQPYSGSPANLAVYLAFAKPGDTVMGMALPMGGHLTHGWGVSATGSWFRGVQYGVRADTGLIDYDAVRDLALAERPKLIFCGGTALPRTIDFAAFAEIAREAGSVLVADVAHIAGLIAGGAHPSPADHVDVVSTTTHKTLRGPRGAMLMCRAEHAKAIDKAVFPGLQGGPHNQTTAGIAVALHEAAQPSFTAYAHQVVANAKALAAALLQKGFDLVSGGTDNHLILIDLTGKDVPGKIAAKALDRAGIVVNYNTVPFDPRKPFDPSGVRIGTPSLTSRGLSTEHMPVVADWISRAVDAAAKGDEQALSVIRAEVTELMAAFPAPGLPLS from the coding sequence ATGTCCGCGAGCCGCCATCCCGCCCTTCTCGCCGCCGACCCCGAGCTGGCGTCGTTCGTCGCGGCGGAGGAAGTGCTGCAGGCGCAGACCCTGCGCCTGATCCCCAGCGAGAACTACGTGTCCGCGGCCGTCCTCGAAGCCTCCGGCACCGTGCTGCAGAACAAGTACAGCGAGGGCTACCCGGGCCGCCGCTACTACGAGGGCCAGCAGAACATCGACCGCGTGGAGGCGCTGGCGATCGAGCGGGCCAAGGGCCTGTTCGGCGTGGACCACGCCAACGTGCAGCCGTACTCCGGCTCGCCCGCCAACCTCGCCGTGTACCTGGCCTTCGCGAAGCCGGGCGACACCGTGATGGGCATGGCCCTGCCGATGGGCGGGCACCTCACCCACGGCTGGGGCGTCTCGGCGACCGGTTCCTGGTTCCGGGGCGTGCAGTACGGCGTCCGGGCCGACACCGGACTGATCGACTACGACGCGGTGCGCGACCTGGCCCTCGCCGAGCGGCCCAAGCTGATCTTCTGCGGTGGCACCGCCCTGCCGCGGACCATCGACTTCGCCGCCTTCGCGGAGATCGCCCGGGAGGCGGGCTCGGTCCTGGTCGCCGACGTCGCCCACATCGCGGGCCTGATCGCGGGCGGCGCGCACCCGTCCCCGGCCGACCACGTCGACGTCGTCTCCACCACCACGCACAAGACCCTGCGCGGTCCCCGGGGCGCGATGCTGATGTGCCGGGCGGAGCACGCGAAGGCCATCGACAAGGCGGTCTTCCCGGGCCTGCAGGGCGGCCCGCACAACCAGACGACGGCCGGTATCGCGGTGGCGCTGCACGAGGCGGCCCAGCCGTCCTTCACGGCGTACGCGCACCAGGTGGTCGCCAATGCCAAGGCGCTGGCCGCGGCGCTGCTGCAGAAGGGCTTCGACCTGGTCTCGGGCGGTACGGACAACCACCTGATCCTGATCGACCTCACGGGCAAGGACGTGCCGGGCAAGATCGCGGCCAAGGCGCTGGACCGGGCGGGCATCGTCGTGAACTACAACACGGTGCCGTTCGACCCGCGCAAGCCGTTCGATCCCTCGGGGGTGCGGATCGGTACGCCGTCGCTCACGTCGCGCGGGCTGTCGACGGAGCACATGCCGGTCGTGGCCGACTGGATCTCGCGGGCGGTGGACGCCGCCGCGAAGGGCGACGAGCAGGCGCTGTCCGTGATCCGGGCCGAGGTGACGGAGCTGATGGCGGCCTTCCCGGCCCCGGGCCTGCCGCTGTCCTGA
- a CDS encoding ABC transporter substrate-binding protein: MRSVRSKVIAAGLVLGVAGVGAWQLLPEDGHGRGAVRVGTSDVVSSLDPAGAYDAGSWALFSNIYQSLLTIKPGSDAPVPDAASSCGFVGQKLTVYRCELRPDVKFASGRAITAEDVKHSFDRIKAINSDQGPAPLFNTLESVKAEGRTVTFNLSAGDSTFPFKIATGAASIVDKDKYPAKSLREDGKADGSGPYTLGGYKAGTSVELEPNGSYKGQGKPAHTAVTVKYFKDSEQLDQAWKAHQIDVAHRDMPPDVLAGLNPGLKDTRYQASGGSEIRSVVFNVRPGSTAAPLAVRQAVAAVLDRSKVAVEVHKGTVTPLYSLVPAGIAGHSTPFFDAYPAPNTATAKKLFKDAGITSAVRLNLGVNVRGANLPEAEEIKRQLESTGLFQVTIKPVEQWNDFQKGYAAGEFDAYTIGWIADFPDADNFLAPLVGTDSSMNNGFSDKHVDELIARTQSHAERSEAAGEFRDLQKLVAQQAPMVPIWQKKDYVMSREDVTGAQYLSDGTGVWRLWELDWL, translated from the coding sequence ATGCGGTCTGTCCGCTCGAAGGTAATCGCGGCCGGGCTGGTCCTCGGCGTGGCCGGCGTCGGCGCCTGGCAGCTGCTGCCCGAGGACGGTCACGGCCGCGGTGCCGTCCGCGTCGGCACCAGTGACGTCGTCTCCTCCCTCGACCCCGCAGGGGCGTACGACGCCGGTTCCTGGGCCCTGTTCAGCAACATCTACCAGTCGCTGCTGACCATCAAGCCCGGTTCCGACGCCCCCGTACCGGACGCCGCCTCCTCCTGCGGTTTCGTGGGCCAGAAGCTCACCGTCTACCGGTGCGAGCTGCGCCCCGACGTGAAGTTCGCGAGCGGCCGCGCCATCACCGCGGAGGACGTCAAGCACTCCTTCGACCGCATCAAGGCGATCAACTCCGACCAGGGTCCGGCTCCCCTCTTCAACACCCTGGAGTCGGTCAAGGCCGAGGGGCGCACGGTCACCTTCAACCTGTCCGCGGGCGACTCCACCTTCCCGTTCAAGATCGCGACGGGTGCCGCCTCGATCGTCGACAAGGACAAGTACCCGGCGAAGTCCCTGCGCGAGGACGGCAAGGCCGACGGCTCCGGCCCGTACACGCTGGGCGGCTACAAGGCGGGTACGAGCGTCGAGCTCGAACCCAACGGCTCGTACAAGGGCCAGGGCAAGCCGGCCCACACGGCCGTCACCGTCAAGTACTTCAAGGACTCCGAGCAGCTCGACCAGGCCTGGAAGGCCCACCAGATCGACGTCGCCCACCGGGACATGCCGCCGGACGTGCTCGCCGGCCTCAACCCCGGCCTGAAGGACACCCGCTACCAGGCCTCCGGCGGCAGCGAGATCCGCTCGGTCGTCTTCAACGTCCGTCCCGGCTCCACCGCGGCCCCGCTCGCCGTCCGCCAGGCCGTCGCCGCCGTCCTCGACCGTTCCAAGGTGGCCGTCGAGGTCCACAAGGGGACCGTCACCCCGCTGTACTCCCTGGTCCCGGCGGGCATCGCCGGGCACAGCACGCCGTTCTTCGACGCCTACCCGGCCCCGAACACGGCCACCGCCAAGAAGCTGTTCAAGGACGCCGGGATCACCTCCGCCGTCCGCCTCAACCTCGGCGTGAACGTACGCGGCGCGAACCTGCCCGAGGCCGAGGAGATCAAGCGGCAGCTGGAGTCCACCGGCCTCTTCCAGGTGACGATCAAGCCGGTCGAGCAGTGGAACGACTTCCAGAAGGGGTACGCGGCGGGTGAGTTCGACGCCTACACCATCGGCTGGATCGCGGACTTCCCGGACGCGGACAACTTCCTCGCCCCGCTCGTCGGTACCGACTCGTCCATGAACAACGGCTTCTCCGACAAGCACGTCGACGAGCTGATCGCCCGCACCCAGTCCCACGCGGAGCGGAGCGAGGCGGCCGGCGAGTTCCGCGACCTCCAGAAGCTGGTCGCCCAGCAGGCGCCGATGGTGCCGATCTGGCAGAAGAAGGACTACGTGATGTCCCGCGAGGACGTCACCGGAGCCCAGTACCTGTCCGACGGCACCGGCGTCTGGCGCCTGTGGGAACTCGACTGGCTGTAG
- a CDS encoding TetR family transcriptional regulator, which yields MTEQKAPKSEQTRTLILETALRLFQERGFDKTTMRGIAKEAGVSVGNAYYYFESKEHLVQGFYDRIGAAHQAAVRPILDNETDLQKRLAGVLTSWLDIGAPYHEFASQFFKNAADPESPLSPFSPESEAARKAAIDIHREVLAGAKTKVPAELADVLPELMWLSQMGLVLYWVFDRSPNSEKTRRLAERGAQLTTRGIVLARFRVLRPLVREVHELFADFLPGMAQTATAGGRRKASDPHPETDPA from the coding sequence GTGACTGAACAGAAGGCTCCCAAGAGCGAGCAGACCCGCACGCTCATCCTCGAAACCGCGCTCCGCCTCTTCCAGGAGCGCGGCTTCGACAAGACGACGATGCGGGGTATCGCGAAGGAGGCCGGCGTCTCGGTCGGCAACGCCTACTACTACTTCGAATCGAAGGAACACCTGGTCCAGGGGTTCTACGACCGGATCGGCGCCGCCCACCAAGCGGCGGTCCGGCCCATCCTGGACAACGAGACCGACCTGCAGAAGCGGCTCGCGGGCGTACTGACGAGCTGGCTGGACATCGGCGCCCCGTACCACGAGTTCGCCTCGCAGTTCTTCAAGAACGCGGCGGACCCGGAGAGCCCGCTCAGCCCGTTCTCCCCGGAGTCGGAGGCGGCGCGCAAGGCCGCGATCGACATCCACCGCGAGGTGCTGGCCGGGGCGAAGACGAAGGTACCCGCCGAACTGGCCGACGTGCTGCCGGAGCTGATGTGGCTCTCGCAGATGGGCCTGGTCCTGTACTGGGTCTTCGACCGCTCCCCGAACAGCGAGAAGACGCGGCGGCTCGCCGAGCGCGGCGCGCAGCTGACGACGCGGGGCATCGTCCTGGCCCGGTTCCGGGTGCTGCGGCCGCTGGTGCGGGAAGTGCACGAGCTGTTCGCGGACTTCCTGCCGGGCATGGCACAGACGGCCACGGCGGGCGGCCGGCGCAAGGCCTCGGACCCGCACCCGGAGACGGACCCCGCGTAG
- a CDS encoding metallophosphoesterase produces the protein MTVLVFALVALAVCALLVLVHRWLWIRLVRDTTAPGGRTRRIGTALAIALPLLSLAALTTGRAGAPFWLQQTVAWPGYLWLAVLLYLTLTMLVAEPIRALSLRRLAHRDAAGPVAARPEPVEVPAAVAPAAAPAPAERPAGGDGLSRRRFVSRAVGGTAAAVALGTVGAGTYGVLCGPSVKRVRVPLAKLPRAAHGFRIAVVSDVHLGPVLGRAHTQRIVDTVNRTQPDLIAIVGDLVDGSVPDLGSAAEPLRRLAARHGSYFVTGNHEYFSGAQQWIDHVRELGLNPLENARRELPYFDLAGVNDIQGELEGKGPDFGAALGDRDRTRAAVLLAHQPVVIHDAVRHGVDLQLSGHTHGGQLWPGNYLAELANPTVAGLERYGDTQLYVSRGAGAWGPPVRVGAPSDITVVELASFQA, from the coding sequence ATGACGGTCCTGGTCTTCGCCCTCGTCGCCCTGGCGGTCTGCGCCCTGCTGGTCCTGGTCCACCGCTGGCTCTGGATCCGCCTGGTCCGCGACACCACCGCCCCCGGCGGCCGGACCCGGCGCATCGGCACGGCCTTGGCCATCGCCCTTCCCCTCCTCTCCCTGGCCGCGCTCACCACGGGCCGCGCGGGCGCCCCCTTCTGGCTCCAGCAGACGGTGGCCTGGCCCGGGTACCTCTGGCTCGCGGTACTCCTGTACCTGACCCTGACGATGCTGGTCGCGGAGCCGATCCGCGCGCTGTCGCTGCGCCGTCTGGCCCACCGCGACGCCGCCGGACCGGTGGCGGCGCGGCCCGAGCCCGTGGAGGTGCCCGCCGCGGTGGCCCCCGCGGCCGCCCCGGCCCCCGCGGAGCGGCCCGCCGGGGGTGACGGGCTGAGCCGCCGCCGGTTCGTCTCCCGCGCGGTCGGCGGGACGGCCGCCGCCGTGGCCCTCGGCACGGTCGGCGCCGGGACCTACGGGGTCCTGTGCGGGCCGAGCGTGAAGCGGGTGCGGGTCCCCCTCGCGAAGCTGCCGCGCGCCGCACACGGATTCCGGATCGCCGTCGTCAGCGACGTCCACCTCGGCCCGGTGCTCGGCCGCGCCCACACCCAGCGCATCGTCGACACCGTCAACCGCACCCAGCCCGACCTCATCGCCATCGTCGGCGACCTCGTCGACGGCAGCGTCCCGGACCTCGGATCGGCCGCCGAACCCCTGCGCCGGCTCGCCGCCCGCCACGGCTCGTACTTCGTCACGGGCAACCACGAGTACTTCTCGGGCGCCCAGCAGTGGATCGACCACGTCCGCGAGCTGGGGCTGAACCCGCTGGAGAACGCCCGCCGCGAGCTGCCGTACTTCGACCTCGCCGGGGTCAACGACATCCAGGGGGAGCTGGAGGGCAAGGGTCCGGACTTCGGCGCGGCCCTCGGGGACCGGGACCGGACGCGGGCCGCCGTCCTGCTCGCGCACCAGCCCGTCGTCATCCACGACGCCGTCCGCCACGGCGTCGACCTCCAGCTCTCCGGTCACACCCATGGCGGTCAGCTCTGGCCCGGCAACTACCTGGCGGAGCTCGCCAACCCCACCGTCGCCGGTCTGGAGCGCTACGGCGACACCCAGCTCTACGTGTCCCGCGGGGCCGGAGCGTGGGGTCCGCCGGTCCGGGTGGGGGCGCCGTCCGACATCACGGTCGTCGAACTCGCCTCATTTCAGGCCTGA
- a CDS encoding ROK family protein: MSEYAVAVDFGKTRLRVALVDDRGGTHHVHEVDSRGFTSSADVTEAVVKAADGLLRSGPRDRVTGMGIGSTGSVDTATGTVVSSGSLPYLRDYDMAGQLSGRLGLPVTVVNDVSAQGLGEAVYGGHGEADRVAFVNFGTGVGVALVTGRRLDLGAHGSLGLVSALALPPDGRTLGERAGGRALAPFVGEGCVRGPACDAARAGATEAAALLIGFVAGLCDPHTIAVGGGVWLRNPWFRDGVRARLHEALDGQTTGLAVPHVVTARLGDRAGLAGAGRLGLAAGRDAAEGRPRAAT, from the coding sequence ATGAGCGAGTACGCCGTAGCCGTGGACTTCGGCAAGACGAGGCTGCGCGTGGCCCTGGTGGACGACCGGGGCGGGACGCACCACGTGCACGAGGTGGACTCGCGGGGCTTCACGTCGTCCGCCGACGTCACCGAGGCGGTCGTGAAGGCGGCCGACGGCCTCCTGCGGTCAGGTCCGCGGGACCGGGTGACGGGTATGGGGATCGGCTCCACCGGGTCCGTGGACACGGCCACGGGCACGGTGGTGAGCAGCGGCAGCCTCCCTTACCTGCGGGACTACGACATGGCCGGGCAGCTGTCCGGACGGCTGGGGCTGCCGGTCACCGTGGTCAACGACGTCAGCGCCCAGGGACTCGGCGAGGCCGTGTACGGAGGCCACGGCGAGGCCGACCGCGTCGCCTTCGTCAACTTCGGGACGGGGGTGGGCGTCGCGCTCGTCACGGGCCGGCGTCTGGACCTCGGCGCGCACGGGTCGCTGGGGCTCGTCTCCGCGCTGGCGCTGCCGCCCGACGGCCGCACGCTCGGCGAGCGGGCGGGGGGCAGGGCCCTCGCCCCCTTCGTGGGTGAGGGCTGCGTGCGGGGGCCCGCGTGCGACGCGGCCCGGGCCGGCGCGACGGAGGCCGCGGCGCTGCTGATCGGCTTCGTCGCGGGCCTGTGCGACCCCCACACCATCGCCGTCGGGGGCGGGGTCTGGCTGCGCAACCCGTGGTTCCGCGACGGGGTCCGCGCGCGGCTCCACGAGGCCTTGGACGGGCAGACGACCGGACTGGCCGTCCCGCACGTGGTGACCGCCCGGCTGGGCGACCGCGCGGGCCTGGCGGGCGCCGGCCGTCTCGGCCTGGCGGCCGGGCGCGACGCCGCGGAGGGCCGCCCGCGCGCCGCCACGTGA
- the trpS gene encoding tryptophan--tRNA ligase: protein MASDRPRALSGIQPTSGSFHLGNYLGAIRQYVALQETHDAFYMVVDLHAITMPQDPKDLRANTRLSAAQLLAAGLDPERCTLFVQSHVPEHAQLGWVMNCITGFGEASRMTQFKDKSAKGGVNSASVGLFTYPILQVADILLYQANAVPVGEDQRQHIELTRDLAERFNSRFGRTFTLPAAHIVKEVAKIYDLQDPAIKMSKSASSPKGLINLLDEPKVTEKKIKSAVTDTEAEIRFDTEKKPGVSNLLTIYSTLTGETITELEARYEGKGYGALKTDLAGVMVDFVTPFKKRTQEYLDDPETLDSILAKGAEKARAVAAETLAQAYDRLGLLPAKH, encoded by the coding sequence ATGGCTTCTGATCGTCCTCGCGCGCTCTCCGGCATCCAGCCCACCTCCGGCTCGTTCCACCTCGGGAACTACCTCGGAGCCATCCGCCAGTACGTCGCCCTGCAGGAGACGCACGACGCCTTCTACATGGTGGTCGACCTGCACGCGATCACCATGCCGCAGGATCCGAAGGACCTGCGCGCGAACACCCGGCTCTCCGCCGCCCAGCTGCTGGCCGCCGGCCTGGACCCCGAGCGGTGCACGCTCTTCGTCCAGAGCCACGTGCCCGAGCACGCGCAGCTCGGCTGGGTGATGAACTGCATCACCGGCTTCGGCGAGGCCAGCCGGATGACCCAGTTCAAGGACAAGTCCGCCAAGGGCGGTGTCAACAGCGCCAGCGTCGGCCTGTTCACGTACCCGATCCTGCAGGTCGCCGACATCCTGCTGTACCAGGCGAACGCCGTCCCGGTCGGCGAGGACCAGCGCCAGCACATCGAGCTGACCCGTGACCTCGCCGAGCGCTTCAACAGCCGGTTCGGCCGGACCTTCACCCTCCCCGCCGCGCACATCGTCAAGGAGGTCGCGAAGATCTACGACCTCCAGGACCCGGCGATCAAGATGTCGAAGTCCGCGTCGTCGCCCAAGGGCCTGATCAACCTCCTCGACGAGCCCAAGGTCACCGAGAAGAAGATCAAGAGCGCGGTCACCGACACCGAGGCCGAGATCCGCTTCGACACCGAGAAGAAGCCCGGCGTCAGCAACCTGCTCACGATCTACTCCACCCTCACGGGCGAGACGATCACCGAGCTGGAGGCCCGGTACGAGGGCAAGGGCTACGGCGCGCTGAAGACGGACCTGGCCGGTGTGATGGTCGACTTCGTCACACCGTTCAAGAAGCGGACCCAGGAATACCTGGACGACCCGGAAACGCTGGACTCCATCCTGGCCAAGGGCGCGGAGAAGGCCCGCGCGGTCGCCGCCGAGACCCTGGCGCAGGCGTACGACCGCCTCGGTCTGCTGCCCGCCAAGCACTGA
- a CDS encoding SCO4848 family membrane protein: MRLSRAASWFLLAFGVWSWFIWVSFVRNLWKNGSGLAFDAAGDPTSYFWVHLTLAVTSFLLGTAVGVLGLRSVLVLRRESRAERPDPDTSA, translated from the coding sequence ATGAGACTCAGCCGTGCCGCTTCCTGGTTCCTGCTCGCCTTCGGAGTGTGGAGCTGGTTCATCTGGGTGTCTTTCGTCCGGAACCTGTGGAAGAACGGCAGTGGTCTGGCCTTCGATGCGGCGGGCGATCCGACTTCCTACTTCTGGGTGCACCTGACGCTCGCCGTGACGTCCTTTCTCCTGGGGACGGCGGTCGGTGTGCTCGGGTTGCGCAGCGTCCTCGTCCTGCGGCGTGAGTCACGCGCGGAGCGTCCGGATCCGGACACCTCGGCATGA
- a CDS encoding thiol-disulfide oxidoreductase DCC family protein — translation MTTAAAPVRRLTVLYDADCPLCVHIRHWLLGQRWLVPLALVPAASWEAHRRFPRLDHTSTLREITVVGDSGQVWTGTDAFVVCLWALAEHRPKANWLATPAGRPFARAAMYAASAWRQAVRTDGHPEGAEGPACDDHCAVPR, via the coding sequence GTGACGACCGCCGCCGCGCCCGTGCGCAGACTGACCGTCCTCTACGACGCCGACTGCCCGCTCTGCGTGCACATCCGGCACTGGCTGCTCGGGCAGCGGTGGCTGGTCCCGCTCGCCCTGGTCCCCGCCGCTTCCTGGGAGGCGCACCGGCGCTTCCCCCGCCTCGATCACACCTCGACGCTCCGGGAGATCACCGTCGTCGGGGACTCGGGGCAGGTGTGGACCGGGACCGACGCCTTCGTCGTGTGCCTGTGGGCCCTGGCCGAGCACCGGCCGAAGGCGAACTGGCTCGCCACCCCGGCCGGCCGCCCCTTCGCCCGGGCGGCGATGTACGCGGCCTCCGCCTGGCGGCAGGCCGTGCGTACCGACGGTCACCCCGAAGGCGCCGAGGGACCGGCCTGTGACGACCACTGCGCCGTCCCCCGATAG
- a CDS encoding 2'-5' RNA ligase family protein, with the protein MGTVTLGVSIAVPEPYGSQLQELRAGFGDAAAHGIPTHVTLVPPTEVEADRLPAIRAHLVEVAAAFRAFRMRLAGTGTFRPLSPVVFVTIAEGVAGCTRLQSEVRDPQGPLDRELAFPYHPHVTVAHGISEEAMDLAFTTLAEYAAEWVCDGFALYEQGSDGVWRKLREYPFGSGPNCVPAQAGSPADQAAEAAGTAGAAGATVPPS; encoded by the coding sequence GTGGGGACCGTAACGCTCGGCGTTTCGATCGCGGTCCCGGAGCCGTACGGCAGCCAGCTCCAGGAGCTGCGCGCGGGCTTCGGGGACGCCGCCGCGCACGGCATCCCCACGCACGTCACCCTCGTCCCGCCCACCGAGGTGGAGGCGGACCGGCTCCCCGCGATCAGGGCCCACCTGGTCGAGGTCGCGGCCGCCTTCCGGGCCTTCCGGATGCGGCTGGCCGGGACGGGCACCTTCCGCCCCCTCTCGCCGGTCGTCTTCGTCACGATCGCCGAAGGGGTGGCGGGCTGCACCCGCCTCCAGAGCGAGGTCCGCGACCCCCAGGGACCGCTCGACCGCGAGCTGGCGTTCCCGTACCACCCGCACGTCACGGTCGCCCACGGGATCTCCGAGGAGGCGATGGACCTGGCGTTCACGACCCTCGCCGAGTACGCCGCCGAGTGGGTCTGCGACGGCTTCGCGCTCTACGAGCAGGGCTCGGACGGGGTCTGGCGCAAGCTGCGCGAGTACCCGTTCGGGAGCGGGCCGAACTGCGTCCCGGCGCAGGCCGGCTCACCCGCCGACCAGGCCGCGGAGGCGGCGGGGACGGCCGGGGCCGCCGGGGCGACCGTACCGCCGTCCTGA
- a CDS encoding D-alanyl-D-alanine carboxypeptidase family protein — protein sequence MSAKTTALTVLSAALLVPTMLVAPAHAAPTPPADAKGQPAKAPAPAPPVTMSTVGGTLLGQPGTQVNLLPGAPALPANLTGRSWIVADAESGEVLAAHNAHWQLPPASTMKMLFADTLLPSLPKDRIHQVTDKDMEGVGPGSSMVGVKEHLEYSVHDLWLGVFLKSGNDAVHVLSAMNGGIEKTVKDMQAHAEELQALDTHVVSPDGYDAPGQVSSAYDLTLFARSGLQKQDFREYCGTVSAKFPGLQEPGKPREYFEIANTNRLLTGAAGITPYKGMAGVKNGNTSMAGATFTGAAQQGSRKLLVTVMNPDGGGANLVYEQTAALLDWGFAAAGKVKPVGELVPPKSADTSSHGSPAQSHENGPSAAGKDASGGAGTALGVAGGVLAVLAGGAFAVNRRWPRGRRSRGEELI from the coding sequence GTGTCTGCCAAGACGACCGCGCTGACGGTCCTTTCCGCCGCGTTGCTGGTCCCGACCATGCTGGTGGCCCCCGCGCACGCCGCGCCGACCCCGCCCGCCGACGCGAAGGGCCAGCCCGCCAAGGCCCCGGCCCCCGCACCGCCCGTCACCATGTCCACGGTCGGCGGAACGCTGCTCGGCCAGCCGGGCACCCAGGTGAACCTGCTGCCGGGCGCGCCCGCGCTGCCGGCGAACCTGACCGGGCGGTCGTGGATCGTGGCGGACGCGGAGTCCGGTGAGGTACTGGCCGCGCACAACGCGCACTGGCAGCTGCCCCCGGCCTCGACCATGAAGATGCTCTTCGCGGACACCCTGCTGCCGAGCCTGCCCAAGGACCGGATCCACCAGGTCACCGACAAGGACATGGAGGGCGTGGGCCCGGGCAGCAGCATGGTCGGGGTCAAGGAGCACCTGGAGTACTCGGTCCACGACCTGTGGCTCGGCGTGTTCCTCAAGTCCGGCAACGACGCCGTGCACGTCCTCTCCGCCATGAACGGCGGCATCGAGAAGACCGTCAAGGACATGCAGGCGCACGCCGAGGAGCTCCAGGCGCTGGACACCCATGTGGTGTCCCCGGACGGGTACGACGCCCCGGGCCAGGTGTCGAGCGCGTACGACCTCACGCTGTTCGCCCGCTCCGGGCTGCAGAAGCAGGACTTCAGGGAGTACTGCGGCACGGTGAGCGCGAAGTTCCCCGGGCTGCAGGAGCCCGGGAAGCCGCGCGAGTACTTCGAGATCGCGAACACCAACCGGCTCCTGACCGGCGCGGCCGGGATCACCCCGTACAAAGGGATGGCAGGGGTGAAGAACGGCAACACCTCGATGGCCGGTGCCACCTTCACCGGCGCCGCCCAACAGGGTTCGCGCAAGCTGCTGGTCACCGTGATGAACCCGGACGGGGGCGGGGCGAACCTGGTGTACGAGCAGACCGCCGCGCTCCTCGACTGGGGTTTCGCGGCGGCCGGGAAGGTCAAGCCGGTGGGTGAGCTGGTGCCGCCGAAGAGCGCGGACACCTCCTCGCACGGCTCCCCGGCCCAGTCGCACGAGAACGGCCCTTCGGCGGCCGGCAAGGACGCGAGCGGCGGTGCGGGCACCGCGCTGGGTGTCGCGGGCGGTGTGCTCGCCGTGCTGGCGGGCGGCGCGTTCGCGGTCAACCGCCGCTGGCCCCGGGGCCGCCGGAGCCGGGGCGAGGAGCTGATCTGA
- a CDS encoding YihY/virulence factor BrkB family protein: protein MDWLTKLPVIGPLVSRLMRTHAWRSYQRLDRVHWTRLAAAITFISFLALFPLITVAAAIGAALLTPEQLDRLEKNLSEQVPGISDQLNIEGLVANAGTVGLVAGALLLVTGVSWVGSMRDCLRAVWEKDDEDDGNPFARKGKDGLVLLGLGGVGLASAAASILGSSAVGKTADWLDIPREGAGGALLRSLAFLVGVVAAFLLLLYVLTLLPGVEPPRGRLIQAALIGAAGFELLKLLLSGYMREVAAKSMYGAFGVPIALLLWINFTAKLLLFVASWTATRDDEDGDGAEDPPAAPPAAAPEPSGGR, encoded by the coding sequence ATGGACTGGCTGACGAAACTCCCGGTGATCGGGCCGCTCGTGTCCCGTCTGATGAGGACGCACGCATGGCGTTCGTACCAACGGCTCGACCGGGTGCACTGGACCCGCCTCGCCGCCGCCATCACCTTCATCAGCTTCCTGGCGCTCTTCCCGCTGATCACCGTGGCCGCGGCGATCGGCGCGGCGCTGCTCACCCCGGAGCAGCTGGACCGGCTGGAGAAGAACCTCTCCGAACAGGTCCCCGGCATCTCCGACCAGCTCAACATCGAGGGGCTCGTCGCCAACGCCGGCACGGTCGGTCTCGTCGCCGGCGCCCTCCTGCTCGTGACCGGTGTCAGCTGGGTGGGCTCCATGCGGGACTGCCTGCGCGCGGTCTGGGAGAAGGACGACGAGGACGACGGGAACCCGTTCGCCCGCAAGGGCAAGGACGGGCTCGTCCTCCTCGGCCTCGGCGGCGTGGGCCTGGCCTCCGCCGCCGCCTCCATCCTCGGATCCAGCGCGGTCGGGAAGACCGCGGACTGGCTGGACATCCCGCGCGAGGGCGCGGGCGGCGCGCTGCTGCGCTCCCTCGCCTTCCTCGTCGGCGTCGTGGCCGCCTTCCTGCTGCTGCTCTACGTGCTGACCCTGCTCCCGGGCGTCGAACCGCCGCGCGGCCGCCTGATCCAGGCGGCCCTCATCGGCGCGGCCGGTTTCGAACTGCTGAAACTGCTGCTCAGCGGCTATATGCGGGAGGTAGCCGCGAAGAGCATGTACGGGGCCTTCGGCGTACCGATCGCCCTGCTGCTCTGGATCAACTTCACGGCCAAGCTGTTGCTGTTCGTCGCGTCGTGGACGGCCACGCGCGACGACGAGGACGGCGACGGCGCGGAGGACCCCCCGGCGGCTCCTCCGGCCGCCGCGCCCGAGCCCTCGGGCGGCCGCTGA